From one Amphiura filiformis chromosome 13, Afil_fr2py, whole genome shotgun sequence genomic stretch:
- the LOC140167642 gene encoding uncharacterized protein: MDRRDRSTENIALQPPPVHPRGRREHAQEYSNVVSGQYSEPNEYPPPYYNTPNTDGTAKAKAKGGRKCNPCVTIIVAVLIFVVGIVAGGGGFYLLEDKIIKSEVSDTNECTSTPCLNGGQCVDDVNGYECQCLPGWTGQICETVSDTNECTSTPCRNGGQCVDGVNGYECLCLPGWTGQIYETGESLFPK; the protein is encoded by the exons ATGGACCGACGTGACAGAAGTACTGAGAATATTGCTCTGCAACCCCCACCCGTACACCCCCGTGGCCGGAGAGAACATGCTCAAGAATACTCGAATGTGGTATCAGGCCAATATTCAGAACCAAATGAGTACCCACCTCCATATTATAACACACCGAACACGGATGGAACAG CAAAAGCAAAGGCAAAAGGTGGTAGAAAGTGTAACCCATGTGTTACAATCATCGTTGCTGTACTGATTTTCGTGGTTGGTATTGTAGCAGGAGGAGGAGGATTTTATCTGCTAGAAGATAAGATCATAAAGAGTGAAG TTTCAGACACCAATGAGTGTACTAGCACACCATGTCTTAATGGTGGTCAATGTGTGGATGACGTCAACGGATATGAATGCCAGTGTCTTCCTGGATGGACTGGTCAAATATGTGAAACAG TTTCAGACACCAACGAGTGTACTAGCACACCTTGTCGTAATGGTGGTCAATGTGTGGATGGCGTCAATGGATATGAATGTCTGTGTCTTCCTGGATGGACTGGTCAAATATATGAAACAGGTGAGTCACTTTTTCCAAAATGA